From Neospora caninum Liverpool complete genome, chromosome VIII, a single genomic window includes:
- a CDS encoding putative zinc finger (C3HC4 RING finger) protein, whose translation MNRGTSRRRADTREGDTRDAATRGAPSASSRSGGVGDSPGSSSFSLPSASSVSRLLDQAGVSDIEDDLVFHLWLEQEAVLERALPMQDMLASEEALERALIASMTAVGRRDLDQFLLMLQQPLLLLHQSGRWRSAGFASGTPRSGGWARLWGFDGAVRVAGGSGRAGEAERNVPLSEAEISRSTRRWTFKRAATDKRKGERTVQRSSDRHALSPVNEDTSGPPRRHNSARSWSGDVSRSSTRSALSKQGPKLPPMQPGIAAQPPVPPGAIGSREAFSGGTGGGYSKETSAPPPTVSGAAPSGNGGGRTAAGKMTENAKGEARVDTGDSNRCCCICLAEYQTGDDMMTLRCMHLFHYDCVHDWLVHSGRRTCPLCLVAIKEGEGKGEEDFIATEPTLGDTQGEGDGDCTGLPHMPEAVEGGEPYEHPREEQEI comes from the coding sequence ATGAATAGAGGCACATCCCGCCGCCGGGCCGATACCCGAGAGGGTGACACCCGGGACGCAGCCACGCGAGGAGCGCCGTCGGCGTCCTCGCGGAGTGGAGGCGTGGGAGATTCTCCcggttcttcgtcttttAGTCTGCCAAGCGCGTCGTCGGTTAGCCGACTTCTCGACCAAGCTGGTGTGTCTGATATCGAAGACGACCTCGTGTTCCACTTGTGGCTGGAGCAAGAAGCTGTCCTCGAGCGCGCCTTGCCCATGCAAGACATGCtggcgagcgaagaggcacTCGAACGTGCGTTAATCGCTTCGATGACAGCTGTCGGCCGCAGAGACCTCGATCAATTCCTTCTAATGCTGCAGCAGCCACTGCTCCTCCTCCATCAGAGCGgacgctggagaagcgccggGTTTGCCAGCGGGACACCGCGATCTGGAGGGTGGGCGAGGCTGTGGGGTTTTGATGGTGCCGTCCGCGTTGCGGGGGGATCGGGACGGGCTGGGGAAGCAGAGCGCAATGTGCCGCTCTCCGAAGCGGAGATTTCGAGAAGCACGCGCCGATGGACGTTCAAGCGTGCGGCCACGGACAAGAGGAAGGGTGAGAGAACTGTTCAGAGGAGCTCCGATCGACATGCGCTCTCGCCCGTGAACGAAGACACCTCAGGCCCGCCACGCCGCCACAACTCAGCACGAAGCTGGAGTGGGGACGTATCTAGGTCGTCCACGCGATCAGCCCTTAGTAAACAAGGCCCGAAGCTTCCACCGATGCAGCCAGGCATCGCGGCACAACCACCGGTACCTCCTGGAGCCATcggcagcagagaagccTTTTCCGGAGGAACTGGAGGCGGGTATTCGAAGGAAACATCGGCGCCCCCACCCACGGTGTCTGGTGCAGCGCCTTCTGGAAACGGAGGCGGCCGGACAGCAGCAGGGAAGATGACAGAGAATGCGAAGGGCGAAGCGCGGGTAGACACTGGAGATAGCAATCGCTGCTGCTGCATCTGCTTGGCTGAATATCAAACAGGAGACGACATGATGACGCTGAGGTGCATGCACCTGTTTCACTACGACTGCGTTCATGATTGGCTCGTCCACAGCGGCCGCCGAACGTGCCCGCTGTGTCTCGTGGCGATcaaggagggcgagggaaaGGGGGAGGAAGACTTCATAGCCACGGAACCGACGCTGGGAGACACACAGGGTGAGGGTGATGGGGATTGCACGGGTCTACCCCACATGCCTGAGGCAGTGGAAGGAGGTGAACCGTACGAGCACCcaagagaggaacaggagaTATGA